Proteins encoded by one window of Longimicrobiaceae bacterium:
- a CDS encoding addiction module protein: MSRSLEKLTTEVMELPRPDRAHLAQKLIESLHDTTDEDSAEVERAWEEELGRRWAEIEAGTAKLVPGEVVFAMLRERLRR, encoded by the coding sequence ATGAGCCGTTCCCTCGAGAAGCTGACCACCGAGGTGATGGAGCTGCCTCGCCCGGACCGCGCGCACCTCGCGCAGAAGCTCATCGAGAGCCTGCACGACACGACGGATGAAGATTCCGCCGAGGTGGAGCGCGCCTGGGAAGAAGAGCTTGGCCGCCGGTGGGCGGAAATCGAAGCCGGAACGGCCAAGCTGGTCCCGGGCGAGGTCGTTTTCGCGATGCTGCGAGAACGCCTCCGCCGCTGA
- the tkt gene encoding transketolase: MADTGTPERAALDQLCINTIRTLSMDAVQAANSGHPGTPMALAPLAYVIWTRHLRHNPADPHWPDRDRFVLSCGHASMLLYSMLYLTGYGLTLDDLKSFRQWESKTPGHPEYGLTRGVETTTGPLGQGVANGIGMGMAEAHLAALFNTPAHKPVDHTVYCIASDGDLMEGVASEAASVAGHLGLGKLVYFWDDNKITIEGSTDLAFTEDVLGRFAAYGWHTDRIEDVNDLEALDAAIERAKADPRPSMIGVRTVIGYGSPNKAGSEKAHGEALGADEVVATKKALGWPSTEPFFVPEEALAEMRRAGDRGREMQAEWQKRFDAYAAAEPQLAEALSAALERRLPEGWDAELPAWTAEDKPIATRAASGKAINAIAKHVPWLMGGSADLAGSNLTHIDGAGDFEPGSFDGRNLHFGVREHGMGSLMNGMLLHGGVRVYGGTFLIFSDYMRPPIRLASLMEQPAVYVFTHDSVGLGEDGPTHQPIEQMAALRSIPGLVDLRPCDANETAEAWRYAMEHNEGPLFMALTRQALPHQDRTKYGAASGLRKGAYVLAEAEGDLRVILIGTGSEVALCMEARDALQAEGIGTRVVSMPSWTLFARQDRAYRDEVLPPDVRARVAVEAASPMGWAQWVGTDGEVVGISHFGASAPAKRVFQELGFSVENVAAKARSVLGLGSKDAGSESGKEAAGPAKHGTDEKA, encoded by the coding sequence ATGGCCGACACCGGCACCCCCGAGCGCGCCGCGCTCGACCAGCTGTGCATCAACACCATCCGCACGCTGTCGATGGACGCGGTGCAGGCCGCCAACTCCGGGCACCCCGGCACGCCCATGGCGCTCGCGCCGCTGGCCTACGTGATCTGGACGCGCCACCTGCGCCACAACCCGGCCGACCCGCACTGGCCCGACCGTGACCGCTTCGTGCTGTCGTGCGGCCACGCGTCGATGCTCCTCTACTCGATGCTGTACCTCACCGGCTACGGGCTCACGCTGGACGACCTGAAGAGCTTCCGGCAGTGGGAGAGCAAGACGCCCGGCCACCCGGAATACGGCCTCACGCGCGGCGTGGAGACGACCACGGGGCCGCTCGGCCAGGGCGTCGCGAACGGGATCGGCATGGGCATGGCGGAGGCGCACCTCGCCGCGCTCTTCAACACGCCCGCGCACAAGCCCGTGGACCACACCGTCTACTGCATCGCCAGCGACGGCGACCTGATGGAGGGCGTCGCGTCCGAGGCGGCGTCCGTCGCCGGGCACCTGGGCCTGGGCAAGCTCGTCTACTTCTGGGACGACAACAAGATCACAATCGAGGGCAGCACCGACCTGGCGTTCACCGAGGACGTGCTGGGCCGCTTCGCCGCGTACGGCTGGCATACCGACCGCATCGAGGACGTGAACGACCTGGAGGCGCTGGACGCGGCCATCGAGCGCGCCAAGGCCGACCCGCGGCCGTCGATGATCGGCGTGCGGACCGTGATCGGATACGGGTCGCCCAACAAGGCGGGGAGCGAGAAGGCGCACGGCGAGGCGCTGGGCGCGGACGAGGTCGTAGCCACCAAGAAGGCGCTCGGCTGGCCATCTACCGAGCCGTTCTTCGTGCCCGAAGAGGCGCTGGCGGAGATGCGGCGCGCGGGCGACCGGGGCCGGGAAATGCAGGCCGAGTGGCAGAAGCGCTTCGACGCCTACGCCGCCGCCGAGCCTCAGCTCGCCGAAGCGCTCTCCGCCGCACTGGAGCGCCGGCTGCCGGAAGGGTGGGATGCGGAGCTGCCCGCGTGGACGGCGGAGGACAAGCCCATCGCGACGCGCGCCGCCAGCGGCAAGGCCATCAACGCCATCGCCAAGCACGTCCCGTGGCTCATGGGCGGCTCGGCGGACCTGGCCGGGTCGAACCTGACGCACATCGACGGCGCGGGCGACTTCGAGCCGGGCAGCTTCGACGGGCGCAACCTGCACTTCGGGGTGCGCGAGCACGGCATGGGCTCGCTGATGAACGGCATGCTGCTGCACGGCGGCGTGCGCGTGTACGGCGGCACCTTCCTCATCTTCAGCGACTACATGCGCCCGCCCATCCGGCTGGCGTCGCTGATGGAGCAGCCCGCCGTGTACGTCTTCACGCACGACTCCGTGGGCCTGGGTGAGGACGGGCCCACGCACCAGCCCATCGAGCAGATGGCGGCGCTGCGCTCCATCCCCGGCCTCGTCGACCTGCGCCCGTGCGACGCCAACGAGACGGCCGAGGCGTGGCGCTACGCGATGGAGCACAACGAGGGGCCGCTCTTCATGGCGCTCACCCGCCAGGCCCTGCCGCACCAGGACCGCACGAAGTACGGCGCCGCGTCCGGCCTGCGGAAGGGCGCCTACGTCCTCGCCGAGGCCGAGGGCGACCTGCGCGTCATCCTCATCGGCACGGGCTCGGAAGTCGCACTCTGCATGGAGGCGCGCGACGCGCTGCAGGCGGAGGGGATCGGGACGCGCGTGGTGAGCATGCCCAGCTGGACGCTGTTCGCGCGGCAGGACCGCGCGTACCGCGACGAGGTGCTGCCGCCGGACGTCCGCGCCCGCGTGGCGGTGGAGGCTGCGAGCCCCATGGGCTGGGCGCAGTGGGTGGGCACCGACGGCGAGGTCGTGGGCATCAGCCACTTCGGCGCGTCGGCCCCGGCCAAGCGCGTGTTCCAGGAGCTGGGCTTCAGCGTGGAGAACGTGGCCGCCAAGGCGCGCTCCGTGCTGGGGCTGGGCAGCAAGGACGCCGGCAGCGAGTCCGGCAAGGAAGCTGCGGGGCCCGCCAAGCACGGGACCGACGAGAAGGCCTGA
- the tal gene encoding transaldolase: MAENKTPIHQLHEQGQSVWLDYIRRGIIEDGELERMIAEYDLRGVTSNPSIFEEAIGKSTDYDAAFDAAEEGATAGKVYELAALEDIRAAADVFRPVFDATDGNDGFVSLEVSPELADDADATLEEARRLWHALGRRNVMIKVPGTAPCIPAIEQLIAEGINVNVTLLFSLANYEKVMEAYLRGLERRAETGGALNHVNSVASFFVSRVDVAVDAKLAEMLKAETDPAKQERIRSVMGRAAVDNAKMAYARFREIFSGERWERLCDRGAKVQRPLWASTSTKNPEYRDVIYVEELIGPDTVNTMPLATVKAFADHGVARRTVDADMDRARAELATLAELGIDLDAVTEQLQVEGVEKFAKSFAGMIATVGEKLKRVAAKA, encoded by the coding sequence ATGGCAGAGAACAAGACGCCCATCCACCAGCTCCACGAGCAGGGGCAGAGCGTGTGGCTGGACTACATCCGCCGCGGGATCATCGAGGACGGCGAGCTGGAGCGCATGATCGCGGAGTACGACCTGCGCGGCGTGACCAGCAACCCCTCGATCTTCGAGGAGGCCATCGGCAAGAGCACCGACTACGACGCCGCATTCGACGCGGCCGAGGAAGGCGCCACGGCCGGGAAGGTGTACGAGCTCGCGGCGCTGGAAGACATCCGCGCCGCGGCCGACGTGTTCCGCCCCGTCTTCGACGCGACCGACGGCAACGACGGCTTCGTCTCGCTCGAGGTGTCGCCGGAGCTGGCGGACGACGCGGACGCGACGCTCGAGGAGGCGCGGCGGCTGTGGCACGCGCTGGGGCGGCGCAACGTGATGATCAAGGTGCCGGGCACCGCGCCGTGCATCCCCGCCATCGAGCAGCTGATCGCCGAGGGCATCAACGTCAACGTCACGCTGCTCTTCTCGCTCGCCAACTACGAGAAGGTGATGGAGGCCTACCTGCGCGGCCTGGAGCGGCGCGCGGAGACCGGCGGCGCGCTGAACCACGTCAACTCCGTCGCGTCGTTTTTCGTCTCGCGCGTGGACGTGGCGGTAGACGCGAAGCTGGCGGAGATGCTGAAGGCGGAGACTGACCCGGCGAAGCAGGAGCGGATCAGGTCGGTGATGGGGCGCGCGGCGGTGGACAACGCGAAGATGGCGTACGCGCGCTTCCGCGAGATCTTCTCCGGCGAGCGGTGGGAGCGGCTTTGCGACCGCGGCGCCAAGGTGCAGCGGCCGCTGTGGGCCAGCACCAGCACCAAGAACCCGGAGTACCGCGACGTGATCTACGTCGAGGAGCTGATCGGGCCCGACACGGTGAACACGATGCCGCTCGCGACCGTGAAGGCCTTCGCCGACCACGGCGTCGCCCGCCGCACCGTGGATGCGGACATGGACCGCGCCCGCGCCGAGCTGGCGACGCTGGCCGAGCTTGGCATCGACCTGGACGCCGTGACCGAGCAGCTCCAGGTGGAAGGCGTGGAGAAGTTCGCCAAGTCCTTCGCCGGCATGATCGCCACCGTCGGCGAGAAGCTCAAGCGCGTCGCCGCGAAGGCGTAA